Within the Gemmatimonadaceae bacterium genome, the region CCCTCATCGGGCGTGACGGGAAGTTTCCGGCCGCGCTCGGCGGTTCGGCGTTAGGCGCTCTGGCCGCCGCCGGGCTCGTGCGCGTGGGCAACTGGCGCTACGACGGCGACCGGCGCGAGTGCGGCCCGCTGTGCTGGACCATGGGGGCGCTCGTCTTCGCCCTCCCTTCGATCGGCGCCACCATCGCCTACGACCAATCGCGACGCTGAGGGGTATCTCCCCGGCGCCTCGAGCGCGGGTTGCGCTCCTTCCCCGGCGCGGCTAGGGTCCATTCTCCCTCGCGCCCAATCGCCCGACTTGCCCTGCTGTCCATGACGCGTCCGTCGATCATCCTCCTCTCCGCCTTCGCCCTCGTCTTTACGCTGGCCGGCGCCGCCTCCGCGCGCCGCGACGAGGAAACGCGCCGGCACCTCGTGCCCGCGACTGCCTCCGCGAAGACGGTCATCCAGGTCTACAAGTCGCCCACCTGCGGCTGCTGCAAGGCGTGGGTAGAGCACATCAAGGCAAACGGCTTCGAGGCGCAGGTCTTCGACATCACCGATGAAGAGCTGCAGGTGCGAAAGGGGCGGTTGGGCGTGGGGCCGCGGCTCGCCTCGTGCCACACGGCGATCGTGAATGGCTACGTGGTCGAGGGGCACGTCCCCGCGGCCGACATCAAGCGCATGCTGGCCGAGAAGCCCGCCATTGCAGGGATCGCGGCGCCGGGAATGCCGGTGGGGAGTCCGGGGATGGAAGTCCCCGGTGCGCGCGCCGAGAAGTACGATGTGGTCGCGTTCACCAAGACCGGCACGACCAAGGTCTTTGCCAGTCACTGACCGGAATGATGCACGCGCGGAGATCGGGGTACCGCCCCAGCGTGACGCGCGGCGCCCGTCTCGCGGCTGCATGCGGGGTGATGCTGACGCAGGGGGCGCTGTTGGCGCTGACGGCGTGCGGCACGTCGTCGCCGGAGACGAACGGGGCGCCGCGCGCGGGGGAATCGTCCATGCCTGGCACTGAGACGCTGCTCGCCGCGCCGATGCAGCTGGCGGTGGGGGACGATTCGCTCTCGCTCGAGGTGGAGGCGTGGCGATCGTTCCAGCCGTTGCTCGACTCGGCCTCCGCCCGCCTCATTGCCGTCCTCCGCGTGAGTACCAGGGCGAAGGACAGCAGCAACGCCGGCAGTCGCGGGGTACCGGGGGCGCTTGGCGTCGATGCCGTATGGCTGGTGCGCGGGAGCGAGGTGGTGCGTGGTGAAGCGCGTGAGGAGCAGCCGCGCGAGGCGGGAGTGTCGACGGTGGAGTTCGTCCTTCGCGACGGTCCCACCTGGGCGGTGGGTGACTCGATCGACGTTGTCGTCACGGTATCCGGGGTGAGCGACGCCCCGCGCCTGTTGCGGGCTCCGCGCGTGGCGATTGCCCGCGTCGACTGACCGACTGCCTTCCCCGCGCATGTCCACCCGCCCGTGGGTCCTGGCCGAGTCGCACTGGCCGACGGTGCGCGAGGCGCGGTACGAGGTCGTCGTGCTCCCCTGGGGGGCCACCGAGGCGCACAACACGCACCTTCCCTACGCCACCGACGTGGTGGAGGCGAGCGAGGTGGCGATTGCAGCTGCCGAGCTCGCGTGGAAGCGCGGAGGGCGCGTCGTCGTCCTCCCGCCGGTCCCGTTCGGGGTGAACACGGGGCAGCGGGGCGTGCCCTACTGCCTCAACCTCAACCCCACCACGCAGCTGGCGGTGCTGCGCGACCTGCTGCAGGCCATCGAGCCGCATGGGGCGCGCAAGTTCGTCATCGTGAACGGGCATGGCGGGAACGACTTCAAGCCGCTGATCCGCGAGCTGCAACCGCACACGCCGCTCTTCCTCTCCTGCATCAACTGGTGGACGGTGCTCGACGCGTCGCGCTACTTCGCCGAGCCGGGCGATCATGCGGGGGCGCTGGAGACGAGCGCGATGCTGCACCTGGCGCCCTCGCAGGTGCGGGCGCTGTCGGAGGCGGGGCGCGGGGAGGCGCGGCGCTTCCGCATCGCGGCGTTGCGCGAGGGGTGGGCGTGGGCCCAGCGCGACTGGCCGAGCGTGACCGACGACACCGGGGTGGGGAACCCCGCCGGTTCCACCGCGGCGCAGGGCGAGCGCTTTGTGCGCGATGCGGAGGAGAAGATCGCCGGCTACTTCACCGAGCTGGCGGCGGCCGACCCGGCGGCGCTGTACGAATGACGGCGCCCGGTGGCGTGCGCGGGCGCCCGGTGCTCCTCGGCGTCTGCCATGACGCCTCGTCGTCGTTCCTGCGCGGGGCCGCCGATGCACCGGCGGCCATTCGCCGTGAGCTGCAATCGACCGCGTCCAACGCCTGGAGCGAGCGGCTGCAACTGATTGCACCCGGCGTGGCGTGGGACGACGCCGGCGATGTGGCGTTAGGCGACGACGACCCACGCGCGGCGATCGAGCAGGCGGTGGACGCGCTGCTGGCGGCG harbors:
- a CDS encoding DUF411 domain-containing protein — protein: MTRPSIILLSAFALVFTLAGAASARRDEETRRHLVPATASAKTVIQVYKSPTCGCCKAWVEHIKANGFEAQVFDITDEELQVRKGRLGVGPRLASCHTAIVNGYVVEGHVPAADIKRMLAEKPAIAGIAAPGMPVGSPGMEVPGARAEKYDVVAFTKTGTTKVFASH
- a CDS encoding creatininase family protein — its product is MSTRPWVLAESHWPTVREARYEVVVLPWGATEAHNTHLPYATDVVEASEVAIAAAELAWKRGGRVVVLPPVPFGVNTGQRGVPYCLNLNPTTQLAVLRDLLQAIEPHGARKFVIVNGHGGNDFKPLIRELQPHTPLFLSCINWWTVLDASRYFAEPGDHAGALETSAMLHLAPSQVRALSEAGRGEARRFRIAALREGWAWAQRDWPSVTDDTGVGNPAGSTAAQGERFVRDAEEKIAGYFTELAAADPAALYE